The DNA window GTTGACATGCGAAATAATATAGCATAATCTCCCTGATGATTGCTATGCCTTTTCACTTATACTATAATTAGCCCATGTCCATGTCAGATGAATTAAAAAAGGCTGAGTATTATATATATGTCATCTCTGATGCTACAGGCGAGACAGCAGAGACGGTTACGCTTGCGGCGTTATCCCAGTTTAAGAAAAAGGATGTAATCATATCAAGGACAGGTCATGTAAGGTCTGATGACCATATAAGAAGTCTGGTTAAAGAGGCCGCAGAGGTAAGAGGGCTTATAGTGCACACACTGGTTTCTGACCGGCTGAGAAGGGTGCTTATAGAAGAGGCACACAGATACCAGCTCCTGACGATTGACATAATAGGCCCGCTCCTTGAGACACTCTCCTTATATCTCGGTAAATCCCCTCAGTCAAAACCGGGTCTGCTTCACAAGGTAGATGAGTTATACTTCAAACGCATTGAGGCAATAGACTTTACTGTAAAACATGACGACGGTCAGAACAGCCGTACAATAGTGGATGCTGATATTGTATTGCTCGGCGTCTCAAGAACAACAAAGACACCTCTGAGTATTTATCTTGCCAAAGAGGGGTGGAGGGTTGCAAACGTCCCGATAGTCCTTGATATTCCTCCACCACAGGAACTATTTTTTATGGACCAGAGAAAGATAGTCGGGCTTGTAATAGACCCGGAAAAGTTGTCCAGCATCAGGAAGGCAAGACTGAGACATCTTGGACAGGAGATGTCTTCTTATGGCGATTTAGAGTATATTGCACAGGAATTGGATTACTGTAAAAACCTGCTCAGGAAAAACAGATGGCCCTTCGTCAGCGTAACCAACAGGGCAGTAGAAGAGGTAGCAGTAGATATAATCGCACTCACAGTCGGGAAAGACAGGCGGGTGGAGTAATACTAAATGAGCATGAACTCAAAGGGTATCAGCCCCTTTTATCCAGGTCAGCCGGTACCCGTAGAATTATTTACAGGGCGTCAGGATGAAATCACCGGCGTACGAGCCGTCACTTACAGATAAAACCCGTAATTTTCTATCAAAATATATAGGCGAGCAGGAGCTGTTTGGAGTTCGCATAAACCTTAGCGAGTTAAAAGCTGATGCGCCTAACATTTCTCAAGGCTATCTTCCCTTTTTACACAACCTTATGGATCGTCTTAAAGGTGACGGTATTAAGGGACTAATGCTGATCCTTGATGAGATAAATGGTATTACTTCAAACCCTAAGTTTTCTCACTTTATCAAAGGTCTGGTTGACGAAAATGCTTTAAGTAAAAAACCGTTGCCGATAATGCTTATGTTGTGCGGGGTTGAGGAGCGTAGAAGAGAGATGATGCAGCACCATCAACCGGTGGAACGTATCTTTGATGTAGTTGAGATCAATCCAATGAATGAATCTGAAATGAGGGATTTCTTCAATAAGGCTTTTAATAAGTCCTGTCTGCCTTAAAAAGCGAAGACTATCGTTCAATTATCTCATAGGAAAGGGGGCAGATTTATTTTCCACTTTGTGTGACCTGTGACAAGAGATAATGAGGTCAAATACATTTATGAAGTGGTTGTGATAAAATGGTTACGTAAAAATAAAAGGAGGTGAAATTTTGCGGAAATAGTTTAACAGGTCGGATTTATTACTCTTTATTACAACTCAGAGCCAAGATTGATGAAGGTATGAAAGACATCCGGGAAGGTCGGGTTATTTCTATAGATAAACTAATAGCCCGGAGAAAGGCCGCAGGTGGGAAAATATAATATCCTTTTTTCAGATAAAGCGGAAAAAGATTTAGATGTCCTGTCAGATGAAGCTCCATACTAATGAAGATGCCTTAATAAAAAAATGGTTAGAGGAAAAAGCAGGGTGACCCTGAATTGCTTTGTAAGAAATGATAGGAAACGAGGGACTCCAATTATTAGTTCCGTATAAAATATACAAAGACGCTGATATGACTAAAATAGATAAACTTCTTACGAAAATTTTAAACGGAACATCTGATGCCAATATCCAATTTGACGGGTTATGCCAATTACTCACAAATTTAGGGTTTGATGAGCGTATCAAGGGGAGCCATCATATATTTACAAAAGAGGGTATAGAGGAAATATTGAACTTGTAGCCCAACGGCACAAAGGCCAAAGCATATCAGGTGAAGCAGGTTCGTAAAGGGGCGGTTAATGTTTGCATAACTGTGCTGAATTTGTGTTAATTTTACCCAACACTTCAATTCCACCCCTCAGACGTGACAATCAGCTAAACTTAGAATTTTGCAGAAGTACGAAGTGATATGCGGTTGGCACTGTAATCAGTTCCAGTCTCCTTATCATACGAGAAAGAGACGTTCCATTTTTTGCTGAGGTATAGATAGCCTGATGCCCCGTATATTATTGTTTTATTGGTCAGACTGCTGAGTTCGTATTTATTCTGTATGTAGGACCCTGTTAATATCAGTTGCAGCCACTCATTGGTCAGGCGGGACAGTTCAATGTTGTAGGATGTGTTTTTTGAAGTATAGCTGTCTGTGAAAACAGAGTATACGTTCATGTTGACACCGGATTGAAGGAGGTTATCGCCGGAAAGGCCGAGACGGTAATTGTCGGAGTTTTTAAGATTGGTCTGAATGCCGGGGTAATACATGGTTTGACGTTCTGCCCTGCCGAAAACAGAGTATCTTTCATGGATGCGATATGTCACACTTGCATAGTATGCCTGCTGGCGGCTGTTGTTCACATCAAATTCCATTGACCTGAAATAATGA is part of the Nitrospirota bacterium genome and encodes:
- a CDS encoding kinase/pyrophosphorylase, with product MSDELKKAEYYIYVISDATGETAETVTLAALSQFKKKDVIISRTGHVRSDDHIRSLVKEAAEVRGLIVHTLVSDRLRRVLIEEAHRYQLLTIDIIGPLLETLSLYLGKSPQSKPGLLHKVDELYFKRIEAIDFTVKHDDGQNSRTIVDADIVLLGVSRTTKTPLSIYLAKEGWRVANVPIVLDIPPPQELFFMDQRKIVGLVIDPEKLSSIRKARLRHLGQEMSSYGDLEYIAQELDYCKNLLRKNRWPFVSVTNRAVEEVAVDIIALTVGKDRRVE
- a CDS encoding type II toxin-antitoxin system HicA family toxin, which codes for MTKIDKLLTKILNGTSDANIQFDGLCQLLTNLGFDERIKGSHHIFTKEGIEEILNL